The Actinomadura graeca nucleotide sequence GGGGTGCGGACCAGCATGACGAGGTCGACGTCGCCGCCCACGAAGGCCAGGTGCTGGATGTAGGGCACCTCGCGGAGTTGCGCGGACACCTTGCGCCACGAGTTCTGCTCGATGTTGACCAGCACGTAGGCGGCGGTGCCGAGGCCCGCGCGGACGGGGTCGAGGCGGGTGGTGAACCCGGCGATGACGCCTTCGTCGATCAGGCGTTCGACGCGCGCGTAGACGTTGGAGCGGGAGACGCTGACGCGCCCGGCGAGGGCGCGCATCGACAGGCGGCCGTCGGCGCCGAGCTCGCGCAGGATGGCGCGGTCGACGTCGTCGAGGGGCGCGGCCGAACGTCCGGCGGGGGCCGGGGGTGGCAGGGTCCCCGGGGACAGATGGTCCATCGATGCTCCGTCTGCTGGCAAGTCGTCCTCGATTGAGGCCGGGTGTTGAGACTTATGGCCGTCCTGATTCATATTCCTACCATCGATGGAATCAGGAGGTGGGGCGTCCATGACGGGTCCGCAGCCGGAGACACTGCTTCCCTCGAAGGAGCCCGTGCGGTTCCTGACCGACACCGGCGCGGAGGCGCGAGGACGGTCCGCCTACGAGCGGCCCGGCCCGGAGCTGCTGCGCCGGGCGTACCGCGGCATGGTCATCGGGCGGCGGTTCGACGCCCAGGCCACGGCGCTGACCAAGCAGGGCCGGCTGGCCGTCTACCCGTCGAGCCACGGGCAGGAGGCCTGCCAGGTCGGGGCGGCCCTCGTGCTGTCGGACGGCGACTGGCTGTTCCCGACGTACCGGGAGTCGGTCGCACTGGTGGCGCGCGGGATCGATCCGGTGGAGGTGCTGTCGCTGCTCCGGGGCGACGCGCACTGCGGATACGACCCCGGCCGGCACCACACGGCGCCCCAGTGCACGCCGCTCGCGACGCAGACCGTCCACGCGGCGGGGCTGGCGTATGCCGAACGGCGCAAGGGGACGGGACGGGTCGCGCTCGCCTGCGTGGGCGACGGCGGGACGAGCGAGGGCGACTTCCACGAGGCCCTCAATTTCGCCGCCGTCTTCAAGGCACCGGTCGTGTTCCTGGTCCAGAACAACCACTACGCCATTTCCGTGCCGCTGGATCGCCAGACCGCGGCGCCTTCGCTGGCGTACAAGGGCGTGGGTTACGGGGTGCGTTCCGAAAGGGTGGACGGAAACGACCCGGTGGCGGTGCTCGCGGTGCTGTCCGCGGCGGTCGAGCACGCGCGGTCGGGTGCCGGGCCCTTTCTCGTCGAGGCGCACACCTACCGGCTTGAGGCGCACACGAACGCCGACGACGCGTCCCGTTACCGGAGCGAGGCGGAGGCGGAGGAATGGCGGCGGCGCGATCCGGTCGCGCGGCTGGAGGTGTTCCTGCGCGGGCGCGGCGAATTGACGGACGAGGACGTCGCAGCCGCCGCCGCGGAGGCCGAGGAGTACGCCGCGCGGCTGCGGGAGCGGATGAACGCCGATCCCGAACTGGTCCCGATGGGGCTGTTCGACCACGTCTACAGCGCGCCGACCGCGCAGCTGGACGAGCAGCGGGCGATGCTGCGCACCGAGATCGAGGCCGAGGAGGCGCTGTCATGACGACCATGGCCCAGGCGCTGAACACCGCGCTCCGCGACGCGATGGACGACGATGAGCGGGTCGTGGTCTTCGGCGAGGACGTCGGCGCGCTCGGCGGGGTCTTCCGGATCACCGACGGGCTGGCGCAGAAGTTCGGCGACGACCGCTGCTTCGACACGCCCCTCGCGGAGGCGGGGATCGTCGGCTTCGCGGTCGGAATGGCCATGGGCGGTTTCCGGCCGGTGGTCGAGATGCAGTTCGACGCGTTCGCGTATCCGGCCTTCGAGCAGATCGCCTCCCATGTGGCGAAGACGCGCAACCGCACGCGCGGGCGGATCGGGCTGCCGCTCGTCATCCGCATTCCGTATGCGGGCGGGATCGGCGGCGTCGAGCACCACTGCGATTCCAGTGAGGCGTATTACGCCCACACGCCGGGATTGAAGGTCGTCACTCCTGCGACGGTCGAGGACGCCTACTCGCTGCTGCGGGAGGCCGTCGAAGACCCCGATCCCGTCGTTTTCCTGGAGCCGAAGAAGCTCTACTGGTCGAAATCCGATGTCGTGCTTCCGGTGCGGGCGGAGCCTTTCGGCCGCGCCGCCGTCCGGCGTCCCGGCGGGGACGTCACGGTCGTCGCGTACGGGCCGAGCGTGCCGGTGGCCCTGGAGGCCGCCCGCGCGGCCGAGGCCGAGGGCTGGGACCTGGAGGTCGTCGACCTGCGGACGATCGTCCCGTTCGACGACGCGGCGGTCGTCGCGTCCGTCCGCCGGACGGGACGGTGCGTCGTCGTCAGCGAGGCCGCCGGTTTCGCGGGCGTCGGCGCGGAGATCGCGGCGCGCGTCCAGGAGCGCTGCTTCCACAGCCTGCAGGCGCCGGTGCTGCGGGTGACGGGGTTCGACATCCCCTACCCGCCGCCGATGCTGGAGCGGCATCACCTGCCGAGCGCGGACCGGATCCTCGACGCGCTCGACCGCCTCCAGCGCGACGACCGGCCCGATACCCGGTTCCTCGGCCTGGGCGGCGCCGCGTGAACGCGACCGTGTTCCGCCTCCCTGACCTGGGCGAGGGCCTGACGGAGGCCGAGATCCTGGAGTGGAAGGTGTCCGTGGGGGACTCCGTCGCCGTCGACCAGGACGTTGTGGTGGTGGAGACGGCCAAGGCGGCCGTCGACGTCCCGATCCCGATCGCGGGCACCGTGGCGAGGCTGTGCGCCGACGCCGGGGCCGTCGTGGGCGTGGGCTCCCCGCTCATCGAGATCACCGCCGAGGACGCCGCGTCCGGGCGGCGCGATCTGCCCCGCGAGTCGCACCGCGAGCAGCACCGCGAGTCGCACCGGGAGGAGGAGCGCGCCGGGTCGGGGAACGTCCTCGTCGGCTACGGGACGGGTGCCGCCCAACGATCCCGCCGCCGCGCCGCCAAAGCCGCACCCTCCGCAGGTGCGAAGGCAACGGGCGCGAACGCGACGGGTGCCACGGACGCGGGACGGGAGGCTCCGCGCGTCATCTCGCCCGTCGTCCGGCGGCTGGCCAAGGACCACGGTGTGGACGTCGCGGCGCTGGCCCCGAGCGGACCCGGAGGCGTGGTGCTCAGGCGCGATGTGGACGCCGCCATCGCCGGCGCGGCCGCGCCCCGGCCGGACGAGACGTCCGATGTGCTGCGGATACCCCTCACGGGGACGCGGCGGGCGGTCGCCGACAAGGTGGCGCGCAGCCGCCGGGAGATCCCCGACGCGAGCACGTGGGTGGACGTCGACGCCACGCCGCTGCTGGAGCTCAAGGAGGAGATCGGCCGGGCCGACCCGGGGGCGCGCGTCGGGATACTGGCGCTACTCGCGCGGATCTGCGTTGCGGGGCTCCGGCGGTTCCCGCAGCTCAACGCCCATCTCGACACCGAGCGGGGAGAGATCGTCCAGGTGCCGTGGGTGCACCTGGGGTTCGCGGCGCAGACCGATCGGGGCCTCGTGGTGCCGGTCGTCCGCGACGCGCACCGGCTCACGCTCGCCGAGCTGGCCGCGGAGCTGCGGCGGCGGACGGACGACGCGCGCGCGAACCGCCTCGCCCCGGGCGACCTCACCGGCGGGACGTTCACGCTCAACAACTACGGCGTGTTCGGCGTGGACGGCTCGACGCCGATCATCAACCATCCCGAGGCCGCCATGCTCGGCGTCGGGCGGATCGCCGACAGGCCCTGGGCGTACGGCGGCGAGGTGCGGCTGAGGAAGGTCGCGCAGCTGTCGTTCACCTTCGACCACCGGATCTGCGACGGAGGCGTCGCGGGCGGTTTCCTGCGGTTCGTCGCCGACTGCGTGGAGCGTCCTGGGGTGCTGGTCACGCACCTGTAGCGGGCACGGGGCGGCCGGCGGGCGCCGTCCGCGGCGGGGGTCGGCGCAGCCCGTCGAAGGCCATCGCGCACACGGCGTCGGCGATCTCGGCGCCGCCGGAGCCGCCGCGCGGGCGGTACCACTCGGACAGCGAGTTGACCAGGCCGAACAGCAGGCGGGCGACGATCGCCGGGTCGATGTCGGGGCGGATGTCGCCCTCGGCCCCCGCCTCGGCGACCAGCCCGGACACCATGCGGTCGAACTCGCGGCGGCGGGCGAGCGCGCGCTTCTCGACGGCGGTGTTGCCGCGCACCCGCAGCAGGAGCGTGACGAACGGGAGCCGCTCGACGAGGACGGCGACGCTGGCGCGGACGAGATGCTCCAGCCGGTCGATCGCGCGCCCGTCCACGGCGGCTGCCTCGTCGGCGGCGGCGAACAGGCCGTCCAGCGCGCGGTCGACGGCGAGCTGGAGGAGCTCGTCCTTGCCGGTGACGTGGTGGTAGATCGCCGACTTGCTGATGCCGAGCCGTTTGGACAGCTCGTCCATGCTCGTGCCGTCGTAGCCGCGCTCGTTGAACACCGTGACGGCGACCCGGAGCAGGGATTCCCTGTCGTAGCCGGGACGTCCCGGACGTCCCGGACGTCCCGGCCGCCCCTGCCGCGTCGCGCGGCCGTCGTCCACGTCTCCCACGGCGGTCATTATCGCAGCAGGCCGGGCCTCAGGGCTTCTCGGGGGCGCCTCCCGCGAGGTAATATCCGACTGAACGGACGGTCGGTAATTCGGTGGTTCCGAGACGGGAGGGCCCGCGCATGGCTCCGCTGCCCAGTTACGTGTCCGGCGGCTGGCATCGTCCGAAGGACGAGGGCGCGCCGCTCGCGGACGCGGTGACCGGCGAGGAGATCGGCCGGATCTCCGCGTCCGGCATCGACCGCGGCGCGGTGCTGGAACACGGGCGGCGGGTGGGCGGCCCGGCGCTGCGTGAGCTGACGTTCCACCAGCGTGCGGCGCTGCTCAAGGCACTGGCGCTGCACCTGCGCGAGCACCGGGACGAGCTGTACGCGCTCTCCGCCCGCACCGGCGCGACGCTCACCGATTCGCGGATCGACGTGGACGGCGGCATCGGCGTCCTGTTGTCGTACGCGAGCAAGGGCAAGCGCGAGCTGCCGAACGACACCGTCCTGATCGAGGGGGACGTGGAGCCGCTCGGCAAGGGCGGCACGTTCGCCGGACGGCACCTCCTCGTGCCGCTCCAGGGCGTCGCCGTGCAGATCAACGCCTTCAACTTCCCGGTCTGGGGGCCGCTGGAGAAGCTCGCGCCCGCGTTCCTCGCCGGGATGCCGACCCTGGTCAAGCCCGCGGCGCAGACCGCGTACCTGACCGCGCGCCTGGTGGAGCTGATCATCGCGTCCGGCATCCTCCCCGAGGGGACACTCCAGTTGCTCTGCGGTGACGCCGGTGACCTCCTCGACCACCTGACCGAGCAGGACGCGGTGGCGTTCACCGGTTCTGCCGCGACCGCGCGCACGCTGCGCACGCACCCGGTCGTCGTCGGGCGCTCCGTCCGGTTCAACGCCGAGGCCGACTCGCTGAACTGCTCGATCCTCGGCCCGGACGCCCGTCCGGGGACGGCCGAATTCGACCTGTTCGTCCGCCAGCTCGTCACCGAGATGACGGTGAAGGCGGGGCAGAAGTGCACGGCCATCCGCCGCGCGCTCGTCCCTGCCCGCCTGCTGGACGAGGTGGCGGAGGCGGCGGCGGAGCGGCTCGCGCGCGTGACGGTCGGCGACCCGCGCGACCCGGACGTCCGGATGGGCGCGCTCGCCGGGCTGGAGCAGCGCGAGGAGGTCCGCCGCGGGCTGAAGCCGCTGCTGGACGCCGGCCGGATCGTGTTCGGCGACCCCGTGACCGTGGACGTCGTCGGCGCCGACCCCGAGCGCGGCGCGTTCATGTCGCCGATCCTGCTGCGCGCCGACGACGCCGGGCGCCCCGAGCCGCACGAGGTCGAGGCGTTCGGCCCGGTCAGCACCCTGCTGCCCTACTCCTCGGTGGACGAGGCCGTCGCGCTGGCGGCGCGCGGGCGGGGCAGCCTGGTCGGCTCCGTCGTCACCGCCGACCCGGCCTTCGCGCGCCGCGTCGTCCTCGGCGCCGCGCCCTGGCACGGGCGGCTGCTCGTGCTGAACGAGGAGGACGCGAAGGAGTCCACCGGGCACGGGTCGCCGCTCCCGGCCCTCGTCCACGGCGGCCCCGGTCGGGCGGGCGGCGGCGAGGAGATGGGCGGGATCCGCGGCGTCGCACACCACATGCGGCGCACCGCCGTGCAGGCAGGGCCGGCGATGCTCACCGCCATCACCGGACGCTGGACACCGGGCGCGCCGCACACGCGCACCGACGTCCACCCGTTCCGCAAGCACCTGGAGGAACTGCGCATAGGCGACACGGTCGTCGCGGGTCCCCGGACGGTCACGCTCGACGACATCGAGCACTTCGCCGAGTTCACCGGTGACACCTTCTACGCCCACATGGACGAGGACGCCGCCAAGGCCAACCCGTTCTTCGGCGGCCGGGTCGCGCACGGCTACCTCGTGGTGTCGTTCGCGGCAGGGCTGTTCGTCTCGCCCGAACCCGGTCCCGTCCTAGCGAACTACGGGCTGGAAAAGCTCCGGTTCCTTGCGCCGACCTTCCCCGGCGACGAGCTGACGGTGACGCTCACCGCCAAGCAGATCACCCCGCGCGAGGACGCCGCCTACGGCGAGGTGCGCTGGGACACCCGGGTCACCCGGGGGGACGGCGAGACCGTCGCCGCGTACGACGTGCTGACCCTGGTCGCAAAACGCCCGGAAGGGGAGTGACATGACCGTTCCCGACACCCAGGCGCCGCCGGCGGACGGCGTGGAGGCCCACTTCGAGCGGACCATCGAGCGCGACCAGCGCGTCGAGCCGCGCGACTGGATGCCCGGCAGGTACCGGACGACCATGGTCCGGCAGATCGCCCAGCACGCCCACTCGGAGATCATCGGGATGCAGCCGGAGGGCGCCTGGATCACCCGCGCGCCGTCCCTGCGGCGCAAGGCGATCCTGCTGGCCAAGGTGCAGGACGAGGCGGGCCACGGGCTGTACCTGTACTCGGCCGCCGAGACGCTCGGCGCCGACCGCGCGGACCTGACCCGCAGGCTCATCTCCGGCCGCCAGAAGTACTCGTCGATCTTCAACTACCCGACGACGACGTTCGCGGACGTCGGCGTGATCGGCTGGCTGGTGGACGGCGCCGCCATCTGCAACCAGGTGCCGCTGTGCCGCAGCTCCTACGGCCCGTACGCGCGGGCGATGGTCAGGATCTGCAAGGAGGAGTCGTTCCACCAGCGGCAGGGCTACGAGATGCTGATGTGCCTGATGCGCGGCACGCCCGCCCAGCGGGAGATGGTGCAGGACGCGGTGGACCGCTGGTGGTGGCCGTCGCTGATGATGTTCGGCCCCCCGGACGCCGACTCCACGCACACCGCGCAGTCCATGGCCTGGAAGATCAAGCGGCACACCAACGACGAGCTGCGGCAGCGGTTCGTGGACATGACCGTCCCGCAGGCGCGCGCGCTGGGGGTGACGCTGCCCGATCCCGACCTGCGGTGGAACGAGGAGCGCGGGCACCACGACTTCGGCGAGATCGACTGGTCGGAGCTCAAGCGCGTCATCAGCGGTGACGGCCCGTGCAACGCCGAGCGGATCGAGGTGCGCCGCGCCGCGCACGAGGACGGCGCCTGGGTCCGCGAGGCCGCCGCCGCCCACGCGGCGAAACAGGCCGACACCGCGGGACGCGAGGGGATGGAGGCGTGATGGAGGACGGCGAGACCACCGTCGACGCGGGCTGGCCGCTCTACGAGGTGTTCGTCCGGGGGAAGCGGGGCCTGAACCACGTGCACGTCGGGTCGCTGCGCGCCGCCGACGGCGAGATGGCGCTGCGGAGCGCCCGCGACCTGTACACCAGGCGCAACGAGGGCGTCAGCATCTGGGTGGTGCGGGCACGCGACATCACCGCGTCCAGCCCGGACGAGAAGGACCCGTTCTTCGCCCCAAGCGGCGACAAGGTCTACCGGCACCCGACTTTCTACGACATTCCCGACGACGTCCCGCACATGTGAGGCCCGATGTCCTTCGACAACGCACTCGGAGCGATCACCGAGGAGAACGACGAGGCGCGCTGGGCGTTCGGCACCGGCTTCCACGACCCGCTCGCGGGGGTCGACACGTCCGTCCCGGACGGGGTCGGACGCGCCGACCTGGCCACCTACTGCCTGATGCTCGGCGACGACGCGCTGGTCATGTCGCACCGGCTCCAGGAGTGGTGCACGCACGCCCCCGAGCTGGAGGAGGAGGTCGCACTGGCCAACATCGCCCTCGACCTGCTCGGCCAGGCGCGGCTCCTGCTCACACGCGCCGGGGCGGCCGAGGGCGCCGGACGCGACGAGGACGACCTCGCCTACTTCCGGGACGCGGCGGAGTTCCGCAACGTCCGGTTCGTGGAGGCGCCGAACGGCGACTTCGCGCACTCCATCGTCCGCCTGCTGATGTTCTCGACCTGGCGGCTCGCGCTGCTGGACCGCCTCACCGCGTCCCGCGACCCCGTCCTCGCCGCGGTCGCCGCCAAGGGCGTGAAGGAGGTCGCCTACCACCGCGACCACGCCGCGCTGTGGACGATCCGCCTCGGCGACGGCACCGCGACGTCCCACGACCGGACGCGGCGGGCGCTGGAGGCGCTCTGGCCGGAGACCGGCGAGCTGTTCGGCGTGCACGGGGTCGAGCACCGGATGGCCGACGCGGGCGTGGGCGCGGACCCGTCCGGCGCGCGCGCGGAGTTCGGCGACGTCCTCGACCAGGTGCTGCGGACCGCGACGCTGCCGCGTCCGGACCCCGTGCCGCCGTCGGTGTCCGGGCGCGCCGGGTCGCACACCGGGGCGCTGGACGACCTGCTCGCCGAACTCCAGGGCCTGGCCCGCGCGCATCCCGGGGCGACGTGGTGAGCGGCCCGACGCCCGGCGCCGAGGGCGCGCGCGCGGCCGCCGAGACGGTCACCGACCCCGAGCTGCCGATGCTGACCCTCGCCGACCTCGGCGTCCTGCGGGACGTGCGCGTGGACGGCGGGCACGTGGAGATCACCATCACCCCCACCTACACCGGCTGCCCTGCCCTGGACGCGATGCGCGCCGACCTGCGGGCCCGGCTCGCCGACGCCGGGTACCGCGACGTCCGCGTCCGCACCGTCCTCGACCCGCCGTGGACGACCGACTGGATCACCGAGCGCGGGCGCGGGAAGCTCGCCGCGGCCGGGGTGTCGCCCCCCGGCCCCGCGCCGCGCCGGGCCACCGGGCCGATCCCGCTCACCCTGGGCCCGCCACGCCGGATCCCCTGCCCCCGCTGCGGTTCCGCGGACACCGTGCGGCTGTCCCGGTTCGGCGCGACCGCCTGCAAGTCCCTGCACCGCTGCGGCGGCTGCGGGGAGCCGTTCGAGCACGTCAAGGAGATCTGAATGACGGCCGTGGACGAGCAGGGCACCATCCCCGCCGCCCGCGCGCGCGGCGGCTTCCACGCGCTGCGCGTCGTGTCCGTCGAGCGGCTGTGCGACGACGCGGTCGCGGTCACCTTCGACGTGCCCGCCGCGCTGGCCGCCGAGTACGCCTTCACGCCCGGCCAGTTCCTCACCCTCCGCCGCCGCGTCCGCGGACGGGAGGAGCGGCGGTCCTACTCGATCTGCTCCCCGGCGGGCGCCGCGCCGCGCATCGGCGTCCGCGAGATCCCGTTCGGGATGTTCTCGTCCTGGCTGGTCCGCGAGGTGCGGCCGGGCGACGTGATCGACGTGCTGCCGCCGTCGGGGACCTTCACGCTCCGCTCCGGGACGGGCGCGCACCACGTGCTGATCGCCGCCGGGTCGGGGATCACGCCCGTGCTGTCGATCGCCGCGTCCGCGCTGGCCGACCCGTCCTGCCGGGTGACGGTCCTGTACGGCAACCGGCGCAGCGGCACGGTCATGTTCGCCGACGACCTGGCCGACCTCAAGGACGCCCACCCGGACCGGTTCGACCTCGTGCACGTGCTGTCCCAGGAGCCGCGCGAGGCGGAGCTGTTCACCGGGCGCCTGGACGCCCCCAGGCTTCGGACACTGTTGCCGCGGCTGGTCCCCGTCCGGGATGTCGGCCACTGGTGGCTGTGCGGCCCGTTCGGGATGGTGACGGGGGCGCGGGACGTCCTCGCCGGCCTGGGCGTGCCGCGCGACCGCGTCCACCAGGAGCTGTTCCACGTTGACGAGCCGCCGCCCGGGCCGGACCGTCCCGCCCCGGTGATCACGGGCCCTGCCAGCGACGTCACGATCGTCCTGGACGGACGGTCCACGACCACGACGCAGCCGCGGGACGCGACCGTCCTGGACGCCGCCCAGCGGGTCCGCCCGGACCTGCCGTTCGCCTGCAAGGGCGGCGTCTGCGGGACCTGCCGGGCCAAGGTCGTCGAAGGAGCGGCCGACATGCGCCGCAACTTCGCGCTCGATCCCGCGGAGGTCGCCGCCGGCTACGTCCTGACCTGCCAGTCCACGCCCGCGACCGACCGGCTCAAGATCGACTACGACGGCTGACCTGGAGAGGTGACAACCGCGCCTGGGTGGGCACAAGGGCTCTACGACGCACCTCGAGGAGGCGGGCTCGTGACCATCTCAGGGATCATCACAGCGATCATCATCGGAGCGATCATCGGAGCGCTGGGACGGCTGATACTGCCGGGCCGCCAGCCGATCGGGATCCTGCTCACCATCGGCATCGGCATCGTGGCCGCCCTGATCGGCACCGCCATAGCGCAGAAGGTCGGCGTGGACACCACCGACGGCGTCGACTGGATCGAACTGGTCTTCCAGATCGGGCTCGCCGTCATCGGCGTCGCCGTGGTCGCCTCGCTGAAACGGCGCCGCGACACCAGACACCACTGACCACCCGCAAATTCCGGACCACTCCCACCACCGGCAGTGGCCGGTCCATGCCAGTTCGCATCGTGCCGGTCACCGGCTGCTCACGAGGTGCCATCCTCGGTGGAGGCCGCTCCCGACCGTGATCACGTGGTCACGGTGGCCGCCCAGCCTCCGGCCGAACGGGAGTGGCACATGCAGCAGATGCTCAAGGGATCCAACGTCGGCCTGGCGGCCCTGACCGAGGCGGCGGGCCCGGTGACCGTGGCGCTGCGCTGGTCCGACCCGTCCGGGACGGGCGAGGCGGATGTCGCGGCGCTGCTGGCCGCGGCGTCCGGCAAGGTCCGGGGGGACGAGGACTTCGTCTTCTACAACCAGCCCGCCACCCCCGACGGCTCCGTCCAGCTCCTCGGCAAGTCACCGACCGCCGGAGGGAGCGAGGACCGGATCCTCTTGGACCTCGCGGCCCTGCCGTTAGAGGTGGAGCGGGTCGTCGTGACGGCGAGCCGATACGCGGGCGCGACGTTCGGCGCCCTTTCCGACCTCGGCCTGACCCTCTACGACAGCTCCGGTGCGGCCTTGCTCGGATTCGACATCGGTGACGCTGCGGCGGAGACCGCCTTCGTGTTCGGTGAGCTGTACCGGCGGGGCGATACCTGGAAGTTCCGGGCGGTGGGGTAGGGGTACGAGTCGGGGCTCGCGGGCCTGGCCGCCGACTTCGGCATCAGCGTCGACGACGGCGACGAGGAGGGACGCGAGGACGGCGCCCAGGATGAGGACGGCATCCAAGACGAGGGCGGGGGCGTCCAGGGCGAGGGCGATGCCGTGCCCGACCCGGCTCCCGTCCCCGCCTCGGCCGCGGCGGAGCGGGCGGACGCGGCGCGGCAGGCAGTCCCCGCGAAGAGCGGACGGGTGCGGACCGCGAAGAAGCGGAGCACGCTGCCGAAGGCGCCGAAGGCCGACCTCGCCGATCACCCCGCGTGGCAGGGCGCGCGGTTGTTCCCGGTAGCGGGCCTCCGCAATGACCACGAGCGGGAGGCGCGGGCCACCTCCACCTTGCTGGCGGTG carries:
- a CDS encoding Lrp/AsnC family transcriptional regulator; translation: MDHLSPGTLPPPAPAGRSAAPLDDVDRAILRELGADGRLSMRALAGRVSVSRSNVYARVERLIDEGVIAGFTTRLDPVRAGLGTAAYVLVNIEQNSWRKVSAQLREVPYIQHLAFVGGDVDLVMLVRTPDNTSLRDVVLGRVHAVEGVRSTRTWLIFDETPTPHH
- the pdhA gene encoding pyruvate dehydrogenase (acetyl-transferring) E1 component subunit alpha; protein product: MTGPQPETLLPSKEPVRFLTDTGAEARGRSAYERPGPELLRRAYRGMVIGRRFDAQATALTKQGRLAVYPSSHGQEACQVGAALVLSDGDWLFPTYRESVALVARGIDPVEVLSLLRGDAHCGYDPGRHHTAPQCTPLATQTVHAAGLAYAERRKGTGRVALACVGDGGTSEGDFHEALNFAAVFKAPVVFLVQNNHYAISVPLDRQTAAPSLAYKGVGYGVRSERVDGNDPVAVLAVLSAAVEHARSGAGPFLVEAHTYRLEAHTNADDASRYRSEAEAEEWRRRDPVARLEVFLRGRGELTDEDVAAAAAEAEEYAARLRERMNADPELVPMGLFDHVYSAPTAQLDEQRAMLRTEIEAEEALS
- a CDS encoding alpha-ketoacid dehydrogenase subunit beta; protein product: MTTMAQALNTALRDAMDDDERVVVFGEDVGALGGVFRITDGLAQKFGDDRCFDTPLAEAGIVGFAVGMAMGGFRPVVEMQFDAFAYPAFEQIASHVAKTRNRTRGRIGLPLVIRIPYAGGIGGVEHHCDSSEAYYAHTPGLKVVTPATVEDAYSLLREAVEDPDPVVFLEPKKLYWSKSDVVLPVRAEPFGRAAVRRPGGDVTVVAYGPSVPVALEAARAAEAEGWDLEVVDLRTIVPFDDAAVVASVRRTGRCVVVSEAAGFAGVGAEIAARVQERCFHSLQAPVLRVTGFDIPYPPPMLERHHLPSADRILDALDRLQRDDRPDTRFLGLGGAA
- a CDS encoding dihydrolipoamide acetyltransferase family protein; the protein is MNATVFRLPDLGEGLTEAEILEWKVSVGDSVAVDQDVVVVETAKAAVDVPIPIAGTVARLCADAGAVVGVGSPLIEITAEDAASGRRDLPRESHREQHRESHREEERAGSGNVLVGYGTGAAQRSRRRAAKAAPSAGAKATGANATGATDAGREAPRVISPVVRRLAKDHGVDVAALAPSGPGGVVLRRDVDAAIAGAAAPRPDETSDVLRIPLTGTRRAVADKVARSRREIPDASTWVDVDATPLLELKEEIGRADPGARVGILALLARICVAGLRRFPQLNAHLDTERGEIVQVPWVHLGFAAQTDRGLVVPVVRDAHRLTLAELAAELRRRTDDARANRLAPGDLTGGTFTLNNYGVFGVDGSTPIINHPEAAMLGVGRIADRPWAYGGEVRLRKVAQLSFTFDHRICDGGVAGGFLRFVADCVERPGVLVTHL
- a CDS encoding TetR/AcrR family transcriptional regulator; the protein is MGDVDDGRATRQGRPGRPGRPGRPGYDRESLLRVAVTVFNERGYDGTSMDELSKRLGISKSAIYHHVTGKDELLQLAVDRALDGLFAAADEAAAVDGRAIDRLEHLVRASVAVLVERLPFVTLLLRVRGNTAVEKRALARRREFDRMVSGLVAEAGAEGDIRPDIDPAIVARLLFGLVNSLSEWYRPRGGSGGAEIADAVCAMAFDGLRRPPPRTAPAGRPVPATGA
- the paaZ gene encoding phenylacetic acid degradation bifunctional protein PaaZ, with product MAPLPSYVSGGWHRPKDEGAPLADAVTGEEIGRISASGIDRGAVLEHGRRVGGPALRELTFHQRAALLKALALHLREHRDELYALSARTGATLTDSRIDVDGGIGVLLSYASKGKRELPNDTVLIEGDVEPLGKGGTFAGRHLLVPLQGVAVQINAFNFPVWGPLEKLAPAFLAGMPTLVKPAAQTAYLTARLVELIIASGILPEGTLQLLCGDAGDLLDHLTEQDAVAFTGSAATARTLRTHPVVVGRSVRFNAEADSLNCSILGPDARPGTAEFDLFVRQLVTEMTVKAGQKCTAIRRALVPARLLDEVAEAAAERLARVTVGDPRDPDVRMGALAGLEQREEVRRGLKPLLDAGRIVFGDPVTVDVVGADPERGAFMSPILLRADDAGRPEPHEVEAFGPVSTLLPYSSVDEAVALAARGRGSLVGSVVTADPAFARRVVLGAAPWHGRLLVLNEEDAKESTGHGSPLPALVHGGPGRAGGGEEMGGIRGVAHHMRRTAVQAGPAMLTAITGRWTPGAPHTRTDVHPFRKHLEELRIGDTVVAGPRTVTLDDIEHFAEFTGDTFYAHMDEDAAKANPFFGGRVAHGYLVVSFAAGLFVSPEPGPVLANYGLEKLRFLAPTFPGDELTVTLTAKQITPREDAAYGEVRWDTRVTRGDGETVAAYDVLTLVAKRPEGE
- the paaA gene encoding 1,2-phenylacetyl-CoA epoxidase subunit PaaA gives rise to the protein MTVPDTQAPPADGVEAHFERTIERDQRVEPRDWMPGRYRTTMVRQIAQHAHSEIIGMQPEGAWITRAPSLRRKAILLAKVQDEAGHGLYLYSAAETLGADRADLTRRLISGRQKYSSIFNYPTTTFADVGVIGWLVDGAAICNQVPLCRSSYGPYARAMVRICKEESFHQRQGYEMLMCLMRGTPAQREMVQDAVDRWWWPSLMMFGPPDADSTHTAQSMAWKIKRHTNDELRQRFVDMTVPQARALGVTLPDPDLRWNEERGHHDFGEIDWSELKRVISGDGPCNAERIEVRRAAHEDGAWVREAAAAHAAKQADTAGREGMEA
- the paaB gene encoding 1,2-phenylacetyl-CoA epoxidase subunit PaaB → MEDGETTVDAGWPLYEVFVRGKRGLNHVHVGSLRAADGEMALRSARDLYTRRNEGVSIWVVRARDITASSPDEKDPFFAPSGDKVYRHPTFYDIPDDVPHM
- the paaC gene encoding 1,2-phenylacetyl-CoA epoxidase subunit PaaC, which gives rise to MSFDNALGAITEENDEARWAFGTGFHDPLAGVDTSVPDGVGRADLATYCLMLGDDALVMSHRLQEWCTHAPELEEEVALANIALDLLGQARLLLTRAGAAEGAGRDEDDLAYFRDAAEFRNVRFVEAPNGDFAHSIVRLLMFSTWRLALLDRLTASRDPVLAAVAAKGVKEVAYHRDHAALWTIRLGDGTATSHDRTRRALEALWPETGELFGVHGVEHRMADAGVGADPSGARAEFGDVLDQVLRTATLPRPDPVPPSVSGRAGSHTGALDDLLAELQGLARAHPGATW
- the paaD gene encoding 1,2-phenylacetyl-CoA epoxidase subunit PaaD, which codes for MVSGPTPGAEGARAAAETVTDPELPMLTLADLGVLRDVRVDGGHVEITITPTYTGCPALDAMRADLRARLADAGYRDVRVRTVLDPPWTTDWITERGRGKLAAAGVSPPGPAPRRATGPIPLTLGPPRRIPCPRCGSADTVRLSRFGATACKSLHRCGGCGEPFEHVKEI